The DNA window TGCATTATCTTCTCTTAAATAAAGTCTGTACTCACTTCTGGCTGTAAACATTCTATATGGTTCATTAGTCCCTTTTGAAACTAAGTCATCTATTAAAGTTCCTATATATGAATCGGCTCTATCAAGTATTATTGGCTCTTCATTTCTTAATTTTCTTACAGCATTAATTCCTGCCATAAGTCCTTGTGCTCCTGCTTCTTCATAACCAGAAGTTCCATTTATTTGTCCTGCTAAGAACAGACTTTCAATACTTCTACTTTCCAAAGTATATTTTATTTCTTCTGGCGGAACATAGTCATATTCAATTGCATAGGCATATCTCATAATTTTAGCATTTTCAAAACCTTGAAGATTTTTTATCATTTCTTCTTGAACATCAACAGGTAATGATGATGACATACCACCAAGGTAAATTTCATTTGTTTCATATCCTTCTCTTTCTAAGAATAAATGATGTTGATTTTTATCTGGATATCTAAAAACTTTATCTTCTATTGAAGGACAGTATCTTGGTCCAAGTCCTTGTATTTTACCATTGAACATTGGTGATCTTTCCCTTGCATTTTTAATAATTTCATGCACTTTTTCATTAGTATGGGCAATATAGCAAGAAATCTGTCTTCTACTTAATGCCTCTTCATCTTTCGTTCTATTTGAAAATTTTAGAACTTGGCTCTTATCCCCAGGTTGTTCTTCCAAAACTGAAAAGTCTATTGTTCTTCCATCAATTCTTGCTGGTGTTCCTGTTTTAAATCTTCCTAATTTTAAACCAACTTTTTCAAGTGATAAAGGTAGTTCTTCTGAAGATAATTCTCCCATTCTTCCAGCACTAAAGTTTACTTCTCCTATATGAATAAGTCCTCTTAAAAATGTTCCTGTTGCTAAAATAACTATCTTAGCTCTATATTCTAAACCTTCTCTTATCTTTATACCTTTTATTACTTTCTTTCCATTTTCTTCTTCAACAACAAGTTCACTTACCATACCTTGAATTACAGTTAAATTATCTGTATGCTCCAAAGTTTTTTTCATCTCATTAGCATAGGTCATTTTATCTGCCTGTGCTCTTAAAGAACGAACTGCTGGTCCTTTTTTAGTATTTAAAACCCTTATCTGTATAAAAGTCTTATCTATATTTCTTCCCATTTCTCCGCCAAGTGCATCAATTTCCCTTGCTAAATGAGATTTTGCTGGTCCACCTAGTGAGGGATTACAAGACATCACTCCAATATTATCTAGTGATATTGTAAAAACTGCTGTCTTCATTCCCATTCTTGCTGAGGCTAATGCTGCTTCACAACCTGCATGTCCTG is part of the Fusobacterium nucleatum genome and encodes:
- the mnmG gene encoding tRNA uridine-5-carboxymethylaminomethyl(34) synthesis enzyme MnmG; translated protein: MQEFDIIVVGAGHAGCEAALASARMGMKTAVFTISLDNIGVMSCNPSLGGPAKSHLAREIDALGGEMGRNIDKTFIQIRVLNTKKGPAVRSLRAQADKMTYANEMKKTLEHTDNLTVIQGMVSELVVEEENGKKVIKGIKIREGLEYRAKIVILATGTFLRGLIHIGEVNFSAGRMGELSSEELPLSLEKVGLKLGRFKTGTPARIDGRTIDFSVLEEQPGDKSQVLKFSNRTKDEEALSRRQISCYIAHTNEKVHEIIKNARERSPMFNGKIQGLGPRYCPSIEDKVFRYPDKNQHHLFLEREGYETNEIYLGGMSSSLPVDVQEEMIKNLQGFENAKIMRYAYAIEYDYVPPEEIKYTLESRSIESLFLAGQINGTSGYEEAGAQGLMAGINAVRKLRNEEPIILDRADSYIGTLIDDLVSKGTNEPYRMFTARSEYRLYLREDNADLRLSKIGYELGLIPEEEYQRVEKKRKDVELITEILTKTSVGPSNPRVNEILLKRGESPIKDGSTLLELLRRPEVTFEDIKYISEEIKGVDLQGYDHDTSYQVEITVKYQGYINRALKMIEKHKSMENKKIPADIDYDDLKTIPKEAKDKLKRIKPINIGQASRISGVSPADIQAILIYLKMRGN